The Amblyomma americanum isolate KBUSLIRL-KWMA chromosome 6, ASM5285725v1, whole genome shotgun sequence genome has a window encoding:
- the LOC144136617 gene encoding NFX1-type zinc finger-containing protein 1-like: protein MHRSTQQSGSASATESFSSTSTSTSDEDDDLSMGAAFRSRRPRFGHEPVAKMATVQPGCRDLVRPGRNCHTYSKGAGFSLSNDGDSSVGSASKSRSWRHVSRNVDVATLSRLLDSSETEVLFALVLMGHNLDALLENAALDCAALDVVLALLVKACMCRRAEHLRLLLGAVAANDRFLRNVEQQLVCRRRLPVFWDQFIVPLVTVLEKAVQLLPREVKTGLCGVAAALLDLVNTSLQDTQPVDAKIVEAVESIGTHLAEANKLGFRRPIGRGPDASFPGDGDGEEKTSTLPADFIQSANLTETAEVGSARPGTTADYLSLQYRSLRELFLAPLRRVLTTLQSYPAPADAGGFVMYTRVKIGPPICTLNGVGYKVNFSVVDSRGCESRLLPGCMVCVSNDGFQTIFLGTVIWRSFKDRQRGHMVASFFEHRRLEALAPVRGFVMIECPEFYEDYASVFAAMKQFETEQLQMPFRRYIIERRSDVTPPGYMNNNTVFDVKALFQKSVFVRPHKDRDWPGSEESVLDRYQYDAVQTAVSRAVTLVEGMPGTGKTFMTTRLISVMLDNRDVSYGGPVLVVSKDKESLSSLMAHFEGALDDVEVVTAESDLFQITRQLLPSGPKSKVVESTALRLLRRHVDELEYLKARARTEQDILRCTPSRLLGESELKSVMSDKHYKSLFFTMATGAEDKLRDWLLADNEDVASRFSAEHHSSLSDEEVCYISDVWELDMESRYRLYDYWRDTYYDRKSREWADLVERFKTLLSLKKEVEEKLQFDALSTPKIVGATISSLQKVWSSLKDIRPQMIIVKEARSVPEPFMFPIIALNPHHIVLISDTQNIFDVLENSGCSQGSLFDRLVKQGVACCQLLGQYQLSPQTVRILEAFKTKTLLERYELHSENSDVRGVSTGVRFVNHSHCYERDIIIACAVEAEFVASLARYLLLQGYRAYQITVYAPTTDQVELIKSNLCGLDEEPLVTTVDKAKGCKNEIVLMSFSCPNTTYDIELSSGDHYQAIASSTRGLYCVGNMTYLEEHSRTWKQVAPVLHSEGLVGPLELTCQLHPEKKTAVSKAKEFSGVLDGGCPTPCDAVLPCGHPCPRTCHLTDRDHQEIACTKPCKKLLPCDHPCKATCGEPCPAECGVMVNVLSPCDHVVRVPCSAVLSAHEVRSRCTEVCGKKICRGVRCERTCRDCFLEGTHLSDDVYFEEEPSTCSRCRVM from the exons ATGCACCGGTCGACGCAGCAGAGCGGCTCGGCCAGCGCCACTGAGTCCTTCTCGAGCACTTCGACGAGCACaagcgacgaagacgacgaccTCTCGATGGGCGCTGCCTTCAGGtcccggcggccgcgtttcgggcACGAGCCCGTCGCCAAGATGGCTACCGTGCAGCCGGGATGCCGCGACCTGGTGCGGCCTGGCAGGAACTGCCACACATATTCCAAGGGTGCTGGCTTCTCTCTCAGCAACGATGGCGACTCCTCGGTGGGCTCAGCGTCGAAGTCAAG GTCCTGGAGGCACGTCTCGCGGAACGTGGACGTGGCCACCCTGTCGCGGCTGCTGGACAGCTCCGAGACGGAGGTGCTGTTCGCTCTCGTCCTCATGGGGCACAACCTCGACGCGCTGCTGGAGAACGCCGCGCTCGACTGCGCTGCGCTCGACGTGGTGCTCGCCCTGCTCGTCAAGGCGTGCATGTGCCGCCGGGCCGAACACCTCAGGCTCCTGCTGGGAGCGGTGGCGGCCAACGACAGGTTCCTGCGCAACGTCGAGCAGCAGCTCGTATGCAG GCGTCGGCTGCCCGTCTTCTGGGACCAGTTTATCGTGCCCCTAGTAACAGTCTTGGAGAAGGCTGTGCAACTGCTTCCACGTGAGGTCAAGACGGGTCTGTGCGGTGTGGCTGCAGCGCTGCTCGACCTGGTCAACACCAGCCTGCAGGACACGCAGCCCGTCGACGCTAAGATCGTGGAGGCAGTCGAAAGCATCGGCACCCACTTAGCCGAGGCCAACAAGCTCGGCTTTCGTCGACCCATCGGCAGAGGTCCAGACGCCTCGTTTCCCGGAGACGGAGACGGCGAAGAAAAGACTTCAACACTGCCTGCCGACTTCATTCAGAGTGCGAACCTCACCGAAACAGCGGAAGTGGGCTCTGCTCGTCCCGGTACCACAGCCGACTACCTCAGCCTCCAGTACCGTAGCCTCAGGGAACTCTTCTTGGCACCGCTGAGGCGAGTTCTGACCACGCTGCAATCGTacccggcgcctgctgacgccggCGGCTTTGTTATGTACACAAGGGTCAAAATAGGTCCTCCCATCTGCACATTAAACGGGGTCGGCTACAAGGTAAACTTTTCTGTCGTCGACAGCAGGGGTTGCGAGTCGCGGTTGCTGCCAGGATGCATGGTGTGTGTGAGCAACGATGGCTTTCAAACTATATTTCTCGGCACTGTGATCTGGCGAAGTTTCAAGGACAGGCAAAGGGGACACATGGTTGCTTCTTTCTTCGAGCACAGGCGGCTGGAAGCCCTGGCGCCAGTGCGCGGATTTGTCATGATAGAGTGCCCCGAGTTTTACGAAGACTACGCGTCCGTTTTTGCTGCGATGAAACAGTTTGAAACTGAACAGCTACAGATGCCTTTCAGGAGGTACATTATTGAACGACGCAGTGATGTCACGCCACCTGGCTACATGAACAACAACACGGTTTTTGACGTGAAGGCACTGTTTCAGAAGAGTGTGTTCGTACGTCCGCACAAGGACCGAGACTGGCCTGGTAGCGAAGAGAGCGTGCTGGACCGCTACCAGTATGACGCCGTTCAGACAGCGGTGTCAAGAGCTGTCACACTTGTGGAGGGAATGCCGGGAACAGGAAAAACGTTTATGACCACTCGGCTCATATCTGTCATGCTAGACAACAGGGACGTTTCCTACGGAGGACCTGTTCTAGTCGTTTCAAAGGACAAGGAATCTCTGAGCTCGCTAATGGCACATTTTGAAGGAGCACTCGACGACGTTGAAGTAGTGACAGCAGAGAGTGACCTGTTTCAGATTACTAGGCAGTTGCTGCCATCTGGGCCGAAGTCTAAGGTAGTGGAATCAACAGCCTTACGCCTGTTGAGGCGGCATGTAGATGAACTTGAATACCTTAAAGCACGAGCGAGGACCGAACAAGATATCCTGAGATGCACCCCATCCAGATTGCTGGGAGAGAGCGAGCTCAAGTCTGTGATGAGTGACAAGCACTACAAGAGCTTGTTTTTTACAATGGCCACCGGGGCTGAAGACAAGCTTAGGGACTGGCTGCTGGCGGACAATGAAGACGTTGCCtccagattttctgcagagcaCCACAGCTCTTTGTCCGACGAGGAGGTGTGCTACATTAGCGATGTATGGGAGCTGGACATGGAGAGTAGATACAGACTGTACGATTACTGGAGGGATACCTATTACGACCGAAAATCACGGGAGTGGGCTGACCTTGTCGAGAGGTTTAAGACTCTACTTTCACTGAAGAAGGAGGTGGAAGAAAAACTGCAGTTCGATGCACTGAGCACACCGAAGATTGTGGGTGCAACTATTTCTTCATTGCAAAAAGTGTGGAGTTCTCTGAAAGATATCAGGCCACAGATGATTATAGTCAAAGAAGCGAGGTCTGTCCCAGAGCCATTTATGTTTCCAATCATTGCACTCAATCCTCACCACATTGTGCTCATCAGTGACACACAAAACATCTTCGATGTGCTGGAAAATTCAGGTTGTTCCCAAGGCTCATTATTCGACCGTCTTGTTAAACAGGGTGTGGCTTGCTGCCAGCTTCTGGGCCAGTACCAACTTAGCCCACAGACAGTGAGAATTCTTGAAGCGTTTAAGACTAAGACACTTCTTGAAAGGTACGAGCTCCACAGCGAAAATTCTGACGTTCGAGGAGTTTCGACGGGCGTAAGGTTCGTGAATCATTCTCATTGCTATGAAAGGGACATCATCATCGCATGCGCAGTAGAAGCAGAGTTCGTGGCATCGCTGGCAAGATATCTGCTCCTGCAGGGGTACCGCGCATATCAGATCACTGTGTACGCCCCAACCACAGATCAAGTCGAGCTCATTAAGTCAAACCTGTGTGGACTGGATGAGGAGCCCCTGGTCACCACGGTCGATAAAGCCAAAGGCTGCAAGAACGAGATCGTCCTCATGTCGTTCTCATGTCCCAACACAACGTACGACATCGAGCTTTCCAGCGGCGACCACTACCAGGCCATCGCTTCATCCACGCGGGGCTTGTACTGCGTCGGCAACATGACATACCTGGAGGAACACAGCAGAACGTGGAAGCAGGTCGCACCTGTCCTGCACTCGGAAGGTCTGGTCGGACCATTGGAGCTAACGTGCCAGTTACACCCAGAGAAGAAGACTGCTGTCTCGAAGGCAAAGGAGTTTTCTGGGGTGCTCGACGGCGGCTGCCCTACTCCGTGCGACGCCGTTCTGCCCTGCGGACACCCGTGTCCCAGAACCTGCCACCTGACGGACAGAGACCACCAGGAGATAGCGTGCACTAAGCCGTGCAAGAAGTTGCTCCCGTGCGATCACCCTTGCAAGGCTACCTGCGGCGAGCCCTGTCCTGCGGAGTGTGGTGTCATGGTGAACGTCTTGAGCCCTTGCGACCACGTCGTCAGGGTTCCCTGTTCTGCCGTGCTCAGCGCGCATGAAGTGCGTTCCCGGTGCACCGAGGTGTGCGGCAAGAAGATCTGCCGGGGCGTCCGCTGTGAGAGAACGTGTCGCGACTGCTTTCTGGAGGGCACTCACCTGAGTGACGATGTCTACTTCGAAGAAGAGCCTTCCACTTGTTCGAGATGCCGAGTCATGTAA